One Hermetia illucens chromosome 4, iHerIll2.2.curated.20191125, whole genome shotgun sequence DNA segment encodes these proteins:
- the LOC119654397 gene encoding probable 28S ribosomal protein S25, mitochondrial — MPFMKGAAPVRRTVKYLTSGKLVLKDRVKIFSVNYNVHGDHHAGARDFVFWHLPQIQYKNPEVQVVTFKNMTPSPFVRCYFDDGKQMLIDVDSRTREEIMEHLIKVVGKSKEQLHSEEVSAEKKDNPANFGYGCDRKCICEIPGQLPCPGVVPLPFHMRGKYKWEQSS, encoded by the exons ATGCCGTTCATGAAAGGAGCTGCACCCGTAAGGAGGACTGTTAAGTATCTGACAAGCGGCAAATTAGTATTAAAGGATCGAGTAAAGATATTTAGTGTAAATTACAACGTCCATGGCGACCATCATGCAGGAGCTCG TGATTTTGTGTTCTGGCATCTTCCTCAAATTCAATATAAAAATCCCGAGGTTCAGGTTGTAACCTTCAAGAACATGACACCATCACCTTTTGTCCGGTGCTACTTTGACGACGGCAAGCAAATGCTTATCGATGTCGACAGCAGGACGCGAGAGGAAATCATGGAGCACTTGATTAAGGTAGTCGGCAAATCAAA GGAACAGTTGCACTCAGAAGAAGTTTCGGCTGAAAAGAAGGACAATCCCGCAAACTTCGGATATGGTTGCGACCGGAAATGCATTTGTGAAATCCCTGGCCAGCTACCGTGCCCAGGAGTTGTCCCGTTGCCGTTCCATATGCGCGGAAAATATAAATGGGAGCAGAGCTCGTAA